One window of Flavobacterium dauae genomic DNA carries:
- a CDS encoding outer membrane protein, whose amino-acid sequence MKKILLTAVVVLAGITTQAQESISKNAIGLRLGSNDGIGVEASYQRLLSDKNRLEIDLGWRSSNDYDAVKATGLYQWIWDIEGGFHWYAGAGAGLGSWSYDYYVGPNHRYSDNDFFFFVAGQVGIEYNFKFPLQLFVDFRPEIYLINNDYHDSFGPDFGTGARFKF is encoded by the coding sequence ATGAAGAAAATCTTATTAACAGCCGTAGTGGTTCTTGCAGGAATTACTACACAAGCACAAGAAAGTATTTCTAAAAACGCCATAGGTTTGCGTTTAGGAAGTAATGACGGTATTGGAGTTGAAGCATCTTATCAACGATTATTGTCTGATAAAAACCGTTTGGAAATTGATTTAGGATGGAGATCTTCTAATGATTATGACGCCGTTAAAGCTACGGGACTTTACCAATGGATTTGGGATATTGAAGGTGGTTTTCACTGGTATGCAGGTGCAGGTGCAGGTTTAGGATCTTGGTCTTATGACTATTATGTGGGGCCTAATCATCGTTATTCTGATAATGATTTCTTTTTCTTTGTTGCCGGACAAGTTGGTATTGAGTACAATTTTAAATTTCCGCTTCAACTTTTTGTTGATTTTAGACCAGAAATTTATTTAATTAACAATGATTATCACGACTCTTTTGGTCCGGATTTTGGAACAGGAGCTCGTTTTAAATTTTAA
- a CDS encoding PstS family phosphate ABC transporter substrate-binding protein: MKKLLVVMGIFSLFACSDNSSVKMKGSDTEVNLAVNLAEQYTKVNPDFSIAISGGGSGLGITSLLNGQADIANSSRPLSDKEIEQFKKANIEVKTVVFAEDATAFIVHKDLPLDEIDLETLGKILNGEIKNWSEITDTDLPINIYGRQSSSGTHSFVKKKLKIEFSNAAKEMTGNAQILEGVKADKSGIGYVGAGYVAHDPAANTAIKILKIKENATAPAYSPIDTETINNSLYFFQRPLYQFVLAESWHKVKPFIDFEKSDKGKKMIEEHGYYIIEEK, encoded by the coding sequence ATGAAAAAACTTTTAGTTGTTATGGGTATTTTTTCACTTTTTGCATGCAGCGACAACAGCTCGGTAAAAATGAAAGGATCGGACACAGAAGTGAATTTGGCAGTGAATTTGGCGGAACAATATACTAAGGTTAATCCTGATTTTAGTATTGCAATTTCGGGTGGAGGATCTGGTTTGGGAATCACTTCACTTTTAAACGGTCAGGCAGATATTGCCAACTCTTCACGACCGTTATCAGACAAAGAGATTGAACAGTTTAAAAAAGCAAATATCGAAGTTAAAACAGTTGTTTTTGCAGAAGATGCCACCGCTTTTATTGTTCATAAAGATCTGCCGTTAGATGAAATTGACCTGGAAACACTTGGAAAGATCTTAAACGGAGAAATTAAAAACTGGTCTGAAATTACTGATACTGATTTGCCGATTAATATATACGGTCGCCAAAGCAGTTCGGGAACACATTCGTTTGTTAAGAAAAAATTGAAAATCGAATTTTCTAACGCCGCAAAAGAAATGACCGGCAACGCACAGATCTTAGAAGGTGTTAAGGCCGATAAATCGGGGATAGGTTACGTGGGTGCAGGTTATGTAGCACACGATCCGGCAGCAAACACGGCAATTAAAATTTTAAAGATTAAAGAAAATGCAACTGCACCAGCTTATTCGCCTATTGATACAGAAACAATAAACAACAGTCTGTATTTTTTTCAGCGTCCGTTGTATCAGTTTGTTTTGGCTGAATCATGGCATAAAGTAAAACCTTTTATCGATTTTGAAAAAAGTGATAAAGGCAAAAAAATGATCGAAGAGCACGGATATTACATTATAGAAGAAAAATAA
- the pstC gene encoding phosphate ABC transporter permease subunit PstC: MRYRTRISIDILFKGVFKTTGFLVLALLGGIFAMLVYNSISFFLDIKPLDFITGMEWAPTAKTPKYGMLPLIISTTFVTFGAMIIAIPLGIGTAAFISEYAGKRLKNILKPAIEMLAAIPSVVIGFLGIVVLSPGIANMADLPNGLNALNGAILLAIMALPTIITVAEDAIHAVPNAYKEASYGVGATKWQTLRKVIIPAAAPGIIAAVMLGVGRAIGETMTVLMATGNASLIPTGMFDSVKTMTATIAIEMGEVPYQTTHYYALYAIATVLFFMTLFANLVGEFFINRFRKYHAV; encoded by the coding sequence ATGAGATACAGAACACGAATATCAATTGATATACTATTTAAAGGCGTATTTAAAACCACCGGATTTTTGGTTTTGGCTTTATTGGGCGGCATATTTGCTATGCTGGTTTATAACTCAATATCGTTCTTTTTAGATATAAAACCTTTAGATTTTATCACGGGAATGGAATGGGCGCCAACGGCAAAAACACCAAAATACGGTATGCTGCCTTTAATTATTAGTACCACATTTGTAACTTTTGGAGCAATGATTATTGCGATACCTTTAGGCATTGGAACCGCAGCTTTTATATCGGAATATGCCGGAAAACGTTTAAAAAACATTTTAAAACCGGCTATTGAAATGTTGGCGGCAATACCATCGGTAGTAATCGGGTTTTTAGGAATTGTAGTTTTAAGTCCGGGAATTGCAAATATGGCAGATTTACCAAACGGATTAAACGCCTTGAACGGAGCTATTTTATTGGCTATTATGGCGTTGCCTACTATTATTACAGTTGCCGAAGATGCAATACACGCTGTACCAAATGCTTATAAAGAAGCCAGTTACGGAGTAGGTGCAACAAAATGGCAAACGTTGCGCAAAGTAATTATTCCCGCTGCGGCACCCGGAATCATTGCTGCCGTAATGTTAGGGGTTGGGCGTGCAATTGGTGAAACAATGACCGTTTTAATGGCAACCGGAAATGCTTCGTTAATTCCTACAGGAATGTTTGATTCGGTAAAAACAATGACGGCTACCATTGCTATTGAAATGGGTGAGGTTCCGTACCAAACCACACATTATTACGCACTTTACGCTATTGCAACGGTTTTGTTTTTTATGACGCTTTTTGCAAATTTAGTGGGAGAATTTTTTATTAACCGATTTAGAAAATATCATGCAGTATAA
- the pstA gene encoding phosphate ABC transporter permease PstA, producing MQYKTNKLSSVVEWGTLLLTTLIVCFFLFVIIWEIVSKGASSLSWEFVSKVPSEGMTKGGILTPIIGTVLLTLITALFAIPFGVCCAIYLNEYAENNWLTRTIRAAIRNLSGVPSIIYGLFGLALFVQALQFGTSLVAAGLTLGLLSLPYIITTTEEALKRIPNSTREAALAVGATKFETIKDVVLPSAMSGILTGVVLTLSRAAGETAPILFTGAAFYINGSSGYLNQEFMALPYHLYMLSTQHQSIDQVRPIAYGTALVLVIVVFLLNLTAFYIRYKYRKNEN from the coding sequence ATGCAGTATAAAACCAATAAATTATCATCGGTAGTAGAGTGGGGTACTTTATTATTAACCACACTTATTGTCTGCTTTTTCTTATTTGTTATTATTTGGGAAATTGTATCTAAAGGAGCGTCCTCTTTGTCATGGGAATTTGTATCGAAAGTTCCATCAGAAGGAATGACAAAAGGCGGAATTTTAACTCCGATCATAGGAACGGTACTTTTAACATTAATTACCGCACTTTTTGCGATACCATTCGGTGTTTGTTGTGCGATTTATTTGAATGAATATGCTGAAAATAACTGGCTGACAAGAACTATTCGTGCGGCAATTCGTAACTTATCGGGTGTACCATCAATCATTTACGGATTATTCGGTTTGGCTTTGTTTGTACAGGCACTACAGTTTGGAACATCGTTAGTTGCAGCAGGTTTAACATTAGGTTTGTTATCGTTGCCATACATCATTACAACTACCGAAGAAGCTTTAAAAAGGATTCCAAACAGTACACGCGAAGCAGCATTGGCTGTAGGAGCAACCAAATTTGAAACGATAAAAGATGTTGTGCTTCCATCGGCAATGTCTGGAATTTTAACAGGTGTTGTATTAACACTTTCAAGGGCAGCAGGTGAAACAGCACCTATTTTATTTACAGGTGCCGCTTTTTACATAAACGGAAGTTCGGGGTATCTTAACCAGGAATTCATGGCGTTGCCTTACCACTTATATATGTTGTCAACACAGCATCAGTCAATAGATCAAGTAAGACCAATTGCATACGGTACCGCTTTGGTATTGGTTATTGTTGTCTTTTTATTAAACCTTACGGCATTTTATATTCGCTATAAATACAGAAAAAATGAAAACTAA